The nucleotide window CCGCGGCGGTGAGCACATCCTTCGCTTTGGAACGGGAGAACTCTCCGACAGCCTGGCCATTGACCGGCGCTACGGACTGAACCGGTCCCTCGTCGACTACTTCGGAAAGAAGAAAAAGGCCATTCTGGAACTGAAGTCCAAGTGGGCCGACTTCAGGCACCTTGTTCCCCACCTCAACCCCTACACGGTCATCTCATTCTCCGTTTCCCCCCAGAGATTCATCGACGCCGAGGAGACAAGGACAAGTCCTGTCCGCAAGCGTCTCAAGGCGGCGAGACTGGCCCAGGACAGGGGTTGTTTCGTCGGCCTTCATTTCGATCCCGTCGTCATCTATGACGGGTTTGAACGCGATTACCGGTATCTCATAGCAGATATCGGAAGGATCCTTGACCCCACCAGGATCCTGTGGATCAGTCTCGGCCTCCTGCGCTTCCCTCCCGCCCTGTACGCGCTTCTCCTGGAGAGGAAGAGGAAGTTTCTCCTCACGGGGGAGTTCATCCGGGGCGAAGACGGTAAATACCGTTATATCAAGACGGAGCGCATCAGGATATTCCGGATGCTCTACCGGCTTCTGAAGGCCATAGACCCCAGCCTCTTTATCTACCTCTGCATGGAGAGGGCCGACGTATGGAAAGAGGCCCTCGGCATTGAAATGAAAGACAGCGAAAGCCTCATCCGGCTTTTCGACGAACGTATTAAGAATGCATACGGAGGAATGCTATGAGATTTGAAAGCAGGGTTGTTTTTATCACTGGCGGAACAAAAGGGCTCGGAAAGGCAATGGCACAGGCCTTCCTTGCGGAGGGGGCGTCGGTCGCGGTCAACAGTCGCAGCAAAGAGGCCGTGGATCGGTTCGCCGAGGAGTTCAAGGGTCAGCAGGTGCTTGCCTTCGATACGGACATTACCGACTATGCGGCCATGGAGGCCATGGCGTCGAAGGTCTACGAGACACTGGGAAAGGTGGACATTCTCATCAACAATGCCGGCATCGTCAATCCCCTGGCGCCTTCGGAAAAGATAAAAAAGGATGATTTCGACAGGGTCATCGACGTCAACCTCAAGGGGACCTTCTACGCGACACAGGTCTTCGGAAAGAGGATGGTGCAGCAGGGTTCCGGACGGATCATCAGCATAGCCTCACAGGTGGCTCTTTTTGGAGAAAAAGGTTTTCTTCCCTACGCCATCGGAAAATCAGGGCTTATGGTTATGACCCGGCAACTGGCATATGAATGGTCGAAATCGGGCGTAACACTCTGTGCTGTCGCCCCCGGCTTCATCAAGGGCGGCATGAACGAGGGGCTGATCAGAAAAGAGGCCTTCGTCAATTACCTTTCAGGCAGGACGCCCATCGGAAGGATGGGCACCGTCGAAGAGCTGGTCTCCACGATACTCTTCCTGGCATCCGACGACTCCCGGTACATCAATGGCGAGACCATCGTGATGGACGGCGGCATGACGGGCTACACCCCGGAAGGTCTTCTTGATTTTATGTCAAAAGGCAAATAAATAGATGGATATTATCCCCTTCATCCGTTTTACCGTAAATTCACGCTACATA belongs to Syntrophorhabdaceae bacterium and includes:
- a CDS encoding SDR family NAD(P)-dependent oxidoreductase, translating into MRFESRVVFITGGTKGLGKAMAQAFLAEGASVAVNSRSKEAVDRFAEEFKGQQVLAFDTDITDYAAMEAMASKVYETLGKVDILINNAGIVNPLAPSEKIKKDDFDRVIDVNLKGTFYATQVFGKRMVQQGSGRIISIASQVALFGEKGFLPYAIGKSGLMVMTRQLAYEWSKSGVTLCAVAPGFIKGGMNEGLIRKEAFVNYLSGRTPIGRMGTVEELVSTILFLASDDSRYINGETIVMDGGMTGYTPEGLLDFMSKGK
- a CDS encoding radical SAM protein → MSLQKVEFVETQGSVVRKCPGTKHHICCGYQTIDLVEGCVLSCSYCILKAYLRDNVIRISHDPESIIAELDEMIDRGGEHILRFGTGELSDSLAIDRRYGLNRSLVDYFGKKKKAILELKSKWADFRHLVPHLNPYTVISFSVSPQRFIDAEETRTSPVRKRLKAARLAQDRGCFVGLHFDPVVIYDGFERDYRYLIADIGRILDPTRILWISLGLLRFPPALYALLLERKRKFLLTGEFIRGEDGKYRYIKTERIRIFRMLYRLLKAIDPSLFIYLCMERADVWKEALGIEMKDSESLIRLFDERIKNAYGGML